In Runella sp. SP2, the genomic window CAGGATCCTGTCGTTGCCGACATGGTAGGGATGATAGAGAGTGTTCGGCCACGTTACTACTCATCGGCAGGCGATGCCGCCGCCGCTCCCAGGGGAATAGCTACTGGAAGCGGCGGGCAAATGCTCAGCGATGGCCTTCTATTGCAAGTGATAGAGCTCCTGTCGAGAATTGACAGCAAAAGCGATAAGAAAATTGATTTCAACTTTTCGACTTTTGAAAAGACGCAAGAACGGCTTAACTTTATCCGAAAAGATACCAGTGCATAATGGAGGAAAAGCGGTGTAATACTTGTAGGTTTTGGGAAAGAATACAAGATAGTAACTACCAAAAAGATATGGGTAACTGCCATTTTTTAAGTGGCAAAAGGAGTCTCGACACAACTGAAGAAGATACTTATCCTTCTGTTGAAATAACTGGAATTGAGAGCAGTCCTATTTGTTATCATGATGGAATAGGGTTTGAGTATGAGACCAAAAGCTGGTTTGGGTGTATTCATCATAAATTAGCTTTTGGTCTCACGCAAAATTAATCAAGTTTACATGAGTTTAGGACTCGTAATCGGTCATACATCTTTTTAAGGTGTTCAAGTTCTCTTGATTGTTCACTTCCAAGGATGCTTATATTTTTGAGGCGTACGGCAGTACCAGCCATACAAACCATAAGCATTCCTTTTTCTCCACCAACTTCTGAGTAATCAATGTCAGTACCAATTACGGCATCCGCTCCTAAACTTAAGGCTTGTTTGCGAAGTTGAGCTTTACACAAATTTTCCCCAAAACGAAGCTTTCGGTTGTAACTTCCTGACTGCGTTCCAAGCAAATCATTAAAAGAAGATGAAAACTCAGAAAATACCCCTGTACCAGTGGTTGATTGGCCAGTAACCATATCAACTACTTCGTATTCCCAATTACTGGGTGACTGTAATGTGATTACAGGAATACAGCCGAATAATTCTTCAATTGACTTTTGGAGTTTAATTTTTTCATCCTTGTATTCATACAGGACTTTTTCGTATAAGTCTTTGCCGCATTTGCTACAATAAGCACTGGCATTAGCTTGACGAAATAAATTTATTAAGCGAGTTTGGTTTTCCCCTAGAATATAGATTGGGTTAAAAAGTGCTGAGTTGAGCTTTGTGTTACAGTTGGGGCAATGGGTGAGATTTTGTTCCATAAAGTTCCTACGTTGAATTTTGACTCAATATAGGAAATAAAAGAGACTAAGGAATTATAGTTCTTCCTTAGTCACTTTTTCATAGAAGGCAACAAGCCCCTTTGTAATCCTTTTTTTTGCGCTTGAAGTAGTGAATGCAACGGGCGAAGTATAACCGAACCACGATGCAATGTCTGCATCAGTAAGTTCGTGTTTGGCTTTTAGAGTTTTGTACTTTCTTTGAATGTCTTTTTCCATACATGTAGGTATTTGTAGCTACAAACTTAGTATATACCTACGTAAGAAAAAATGGGTCGTTGACAATTGTTGATGCTGAGTCCATCCCATCAGCCCTAATATAGACTAAGAAAATAGCCTCTGTAGAATGCCCTGTGATCTGTCTTATTTTTAACGTAGGTATTCCTGCTAAAAAAGCATTTGTGGCAAATGAACGACGAGCAGTGTGACTGCTCATGAGTGCATATTTAGGGTGTATTTCTCTAATCTTCTTTGCATTTCTTGTAAAGAACACCTCGATGTTTTGGGCTAACCCCGCTTTTTTGGCGATTTTTTTAATGTTCTTATTGTAGCTTTGAATGCTGTAAGTTTTAATTTTCCAATCTCTTGATTCTAAAATTTCCATAACTGTATTGGCAATTGGAATTACGACTACCTTGTCCGTCTTCTGGGTTCTAATCCTAAAGTACTTTTTCCCATCTTGCTCAACTGTGTACTGATTAATGTCTTGTAATAGCATGACTAAATCGCTCCTTCTTAGACCCGTAAAGGACTGTATTACATAAGCATCGCGAGTATCTCTTTGTACGCCCTTTAGTTTTAACGCTGCCAAAGCTTTTAATTCAGCAATGGTATTGTAAACTTGGGTTGTTACCTCTGGACTATAGGTGAATTCTTCCACCATGTAGGGTATTTTGTAGGTTCTGCAAGCTCTGCGAAGGTTAGTCTTAATCTGATTAATGGTACCGTGGACGGTATTTCTCTTAATGTTTCGTTGGGATAGGAAAGATAAAAAGTTTTGAAACCATGCATCGTTCATTTCGTGAACGTAGATTTTTTTGGAGGCTTTTTCAAAAGCCTCCAAGTGAAACAAAGCATCTTTAAGTCGGTGAATACCAGAGTATGTAAATCTGCTTCCTTGTTTAGTAAGAATTTGACCGGTCTCAATAAGTGGTATTCTTTCACGAATGAAAGTAGAGAGCCGATGACGATTAAAAAACCATTTGATCATAATACGATAGCGGCTCCAGTACTTTCTAAATAATTCCACACACTTAAAGTAGCCTGGGCGTCTGATAGTGCCCCATGTGGGCTTCCTGTCCAGTCGTGCCCCACCAACTCAGCAGCATAAGTTAATTTGTGACGTTTCCAAATTCCCCTTGTTTCATCCCAAATACCCATGTATTGAGAAAAACGAGCCATACAACAATGCACTTTTGGCTTAGCGATTGACAGGGCTGATTCAATAAACCGAGAGTCATAATCTGCACCATACATAACAACATTTTTGTATTGTTTCAGTACTGTGACAATGCTTGGATTTAGAGTTTCTAGGGTGGGGAAATTACCTTCGAAAATGAACTTAGGTGTTATTCCATTGATTTTAGTAGCATTAGGCCATTCCTTTTCCTTCGTAGGGGTTACGTAGGTATCAAGAAGCGTTTTGCCATTTTGATTAATAATAGCAATCGACAATAGCTCTGATGATTCGGAAGTGCCAGTTGTTTCTGTGTCGAGAATACAATACTTTTGCATGTTAGTTGTGAATTAAGGTTTACACTAATTTTTTGTCCCGTTCGCCTGCCAGTGAACGGGACGCTTCTTTTAATATTTAACTTCGACCCACCCTTCTTGAATAGCTTCAAGAACGTCAGCTCGTTCTAAACCAGCAACTGGGTAATTATGAATCTCAAACGTTGCATTTTTTACACAAGTCCGCCAGTTTTTAACTGAGCCACCGCTGGTAAAGCGGCCATCAAGAAGAAAGATATCGTCTTGGGCCTTGGCGCCAGAGTCTCTTCCCCATGCTTTTGCGATAGGACGACCAAATAATTCAACTCCTGAATGCCAAACTTCTTCGTTGTACTCTTTTACAGTAAGAGTACATACTTCGTATGGATGAAGTCCTGAAACGCTGTAACATGCTATCATCGCTTTTATTACATGGTCTTCGACAGATAAATCAAAAACCCATTCCCCATTGATAAAAGTCCCACGTAGCCCACGTGCTTTCTTTACAAATTCCTCATTGTAAGGTGAGATTGTTTTAATGCTGTTGCTTGTTTTGATAGTCTGAATTTTGTGTGCGTATTTTTTTTCTGGACTGTTGTCGGATTCTTTAATTGAAATGGTAGCTTCAACAGCAGCTTGAATTTCTTTAAGCTCAGTTACAGTTAGCTCGCCAAGCTTTGATAAGTCTATTGAGAGTTTTTTTACAGCAGCTTTAGCGTCATCCCAAGCGCTTTTTAAAGCATCAGCAAATTTTTTTCCTTGTTCTTTTACAAGTTCCCACGCATTTGTGAAAATTTTAGATAAGTCATAAGCGGGAGTAGTGATAATAGCTTGCATTGTTTTGTTATGTTTTAGGTTTACAAACCGCTCTGCCAAGCGGGTCAATCATCTAATTGACAATGCAAATATATAGGCATATACATATATGATACAAGTATTTGCATATAAATATTTATAATTTAGAATAAGTTTAAATAATTTTTCAAAGTAGGGTATGAATATTAAGCTTGTTGCAGCTTGCGCAATTCGTGGGCGACACGTCGCTCATCTTCTCGTACATAGGAATCTAAGCTACGATCACTCTTGAGGCCCAGTACTACCTTTACCGCTGAGCGGCTCCAGTTTAACTCGTTGAGTAACCAATCAGCCAGGGTTTTTCTGCCTGCTTTCACTGAAAGCTTGAGACTGACTGGCTCAAGGTTGATTTGTTGTCGATAGCTTAGGGGCATTTTACTTATTTCGACGTTTAGCTCCATGGCCATCAACTTCAAGTAATCGTTCATCTTTTGGCCTGATATGAAGGGTAGCTTGTGCCAACCTCCGTACTTAGCAATAATTTGGTTAATCTCAGGCCAGGCCGATGCGGGTACCTTGGCCATTTCCTCAGTTTTAATCCTAGACCATTTTATGAAGTCGTATCCTGCTACCTTATATATGACTGTTTCACCCTGGGCAGCCATATTTTTGAGGTCTTGATCATGAAACCCCGTGCGGCAATACAAAATAAAAATGTCGGCAGTTTGTTGGAGCTTATCGTTTGAAAAGTGATGGGAGCGTAGTAGCTCAAATTGAGCCACACTAAGAAAAACGTGGGGCTTCGTTTTCTCGTGTTTGATACGATGCCCGTCCAGCGGGTTTGACGTAAGCAACTTCTCAGATTTTGCCCAGGTAAGCATATCCTTTATGACTGACTGACTTTTTCTGATAGTGGCATCGGCGTAGTGCTGCTTTATTAGGTAACTTTTGAACTGCTTGAGCAAGTCAACGTCGAAGTTTTCTAATAGCTCATTTTGCTTCTTACGAGTAATTAGAAATTTGAGCACGTTGTCGCCCACGTCTTCATAACGATCAATGGTTTGTTTTTTAGGAGCTCCAGCATCGCGCATCGTTTTTATCCATTTCCTGAAGGTGTCCATGAACGTGAGCTCACTTGTATTAGACATATAGAGCTCCTTGATTTGGTGCGCTGTAAAGGGATTTCGACGCAAAGTGAGCATTGTGTACAACTCTACAAGCCTGGTTTCTATCTCTGATAGCTTCGCATTTTTATACATCGAATGATCGTCGCTCGACATGACGCGTTGCCTACCTGTATCCCAATCGGGATAATTACAGTCGATATGGGTAGAATAAAGGTCTGCTCGTTCACCATTTATGGTAATACGATGGTAGATGGTGCAGGTTTGCTTTTTTTTCTGCCCCTTCGTTTGGTGCCTGTAGAACAGGATTTCCATTCTTTTTTTTCATTATTGGATTAAAATTTAAGTTTGGGGCGGCAAACCAACCTAAAAAAGAATTATGGGACATATTTTTTATCCCAAAACTTATTAAACGGTTTGGAGGAGGGTGTGCGCCCGCGGGCTGGAGGTGTGCCACCAGGTGTGCGCCCGAGAAACTAATGGCTCAATTTCAAAATTTGTGGAGCAACTTGGATTAAGCATATAACTGAGTTAGCCGATACAGGAAGAATTCTATGTTTCTTACCCCTCTGAATTGACTTCTGAACGCTTTGATTTTAGCGTTGAAGGATTCGGCAGAAGCATTAGTACTTCTATTATCAAAGTAATTAAGAATCGTCTCATAGTGGTTTTGGATGGAGCGCGCCACCGTATTAAAGGCTTTAAATCCAGACTGACGTACTTTCTCGTGCCATTTGGCGAGTCGTGCCAATCCATACAGTTTATCATTGGTATGCTCAAAAATATGACTCAAAGACATGGTTAATTCATAAGCTTTTTTCAAGTCAGCATAGCGCTCAAAGAGTAATATTGCCCTTTGTTTTTGATTCTCTGTCCAATCTTTCTGCTTTTTGTAGAGCACATACCGGCTGCGAGCTAATAGCTGTTTAATTGTGTCACCATTGGATAATAGTTCCGGTTGATAGTCAGTCGAAGTTGATTTAGCGTGCTCTATAGCTTCATTTTCGGCATCCAATGCATCCCACCTGTGTTTGACCCGCATTTCCTGAAGAGCCTCTGCGGCCAGTTTTTGAACATGAAAGCGGTCAGTGACTCTGGTCGCTTTAGGAAAGCACCGTTTGGCAATCAGTTCCATATTACCCGCCATATCCAACGTTATCTCTTTTACTTTTTTGCGCTGACTTTCAGGGATTTTACGAAGAACTTCAATGACTTTTTCAGCTTTTGTTCCTGCCACAACAGCTACAATACTGCCTTTTCCTCCCTTGGCGGCCTTATTGGTCAAAATCGTATAAAGCTCTCCATGCGATAGGCTTGTCTCATCAATTGATAAGTGGCTACCCAAATTTTGAGGGTATAAAAGCCAGTTCTTGGCATGACTTCTTTGGTTCCAATTTTTAAAACCACTCTGATAATCATGGTAATGGCGTAGCAAACCTTTGCCCTTAACACCATAAAATTTCCCAATTGAATAGACGCTATTGGGGTTATTATTGAGTGATTCCCTTTAAAAAAAACGCGAACTCACTCGTCATCCGCGTTCCTTTTTCTACTTCTGTCCAATCTCTGTAGACAACCTTTTGGGTCTTGGTGTTTAGCCACCTGCGACGCTTAATGTGTAGAAATACCTTATGGCCGCGAATGGGAAAATCCTGAACTGTAATCGAGGGAAAGAAACCTTTGGATAACAGATTCGCCCGATCAGGGTGAGCAGTAGAAGCGTTCTTTTCTTCCAGATGCACCTGAAAGCAATCTTCTTGCTTGTCAACGGAAAGCAAAATAAAGTTTTCAAGAAGGAACTCAGGTAACAGAAACTGAACGATAGGTAGGAAACTCTCCAAAGCAAGTACGATTGATTAAAAGCACAAACTTAAAAAAATCCAACGCACTCCACAAATTTTGAACTTGATCCAAACTAATCCTTGAAGAGTGAGAGGGGAAGAAGCTGATATACAAGCAAAAAACCCGCCCTTTTGAGGCAGGTTGTCAACAAGATTTTGCTTTTGTGATCCCGCTGGGACTCGAACCCAGGACCCATACATTAAAAGTGTATTGCTCTACCAACTGAGCTACGGAATCCTACTTTTTCATTACTGCTTTCAACTTTTTTTGTTTCGTTGTCTGCGTTGTTCTGAAATCGTGGTGCAAAAGTACGTGGTTTGACAATACGACGCAAGTGCTGATGTGAAAATATTTTTAAAATATTTTTTAAATGACAGACAGTGAGTGAGTTAAAGTTGAAAATATTTTTAACTTTTTTTTGCGACTCTGATTTCTGGTTAGATTCTTGGTACGAAATGCTTATAAATTCGTAGTATTGAAAGTTAATCAATCATCACTCATTTATTTCCACTTCCATAATGAAACTATTTCGTTTTGGCGCATTTGAACAAGAGCAACCGGGAGTTATTTTGTCGGATGGCCGTAAAGTAAACGTAGCAGCGTTTGGCGAAGATTTTAACGAGGCATTTTTTGCCACCGATGGCCTTTCTCGCTTGGCTGATTGGCTCACCATTCACGCAGATACTTGCCCTGAGGTTTCGGAGGATGTTCGCCTCGGTTCGGCCATCGCGCGCCCTTCAAAAATTGTTTGCATCGGCTTGAACTATGCCAAACACGCAGCAGAGTCGGGGATGGATGTGCCAAAAGAACCCGTTATTTTCTTTAAATCCACTTCCGCTTTGTGCGGACCAAACGATAACGTAATCATTCCCCGTAATTCTGTCAAAACAGACTGGGAAGTAGAGTTGGCTTTCGTGATTGGTAAAAAAGCTAGCTACGTGGATGAAGCCAATGCGATGGATTATGTAGCGGGTTATATCTTACACAACGATTACTCAGAGCGTGAGTTTCAGTTGGAACGCAGCGGTCAATGGGTAAAAGGGAAAAGTAATGATA contains:
- a CDS encoding 3'-5' exonuclease; translation: MQKYCILDTETTGTSESSELLSIAIINQNGKTLLDTYVTPTKEKEWPNATKINGITPKFIFEGNFPTLETLNPSIVTVLKQYKNVVMYGADYDSRFIESALSIAKPKVHCCMARFSQYMGIWDETRGIWKRHKLTYAAELVGHDWTGSPHGALSDAQATLSVWNYLESTGAAIVL
- a CDS encoding heavy metal-binding domain-containing protein, translating into MEQNLTHCPNCNTKLNSALFNPIYILGENQTRLINLFRQANASAYCSKCGKDLYEKVLYEYKDEKIKLQKSIEELFGCIPVITLQSPSNWEYEVVDMVTGQSTTGTGVFSEFSSSFNDLLGTQSGSYNRKLRFGENLCKAQLRKQALSLGADAVIGTDIDYSEVGGEKGMLMVCMAGTAVRLKNISILGSEQSRELEHLKKMYDRLRVLNSCKLD
- a CDS encoding phage integrase SAM-like domain-containing protein; translation: MEILFYRHQTKGQKKKQTCTIYHRITINGERADLYSTHIDCNYPDWDTGRQRVMSSDDHSMYKNAKLSEIETRLVELYTMLTLRRNPFTAHQIKELYMSNTSELTFMDTFRKWIKTMRDAGAPKKQTIDRYEDVGDNVLKFLITRKKQNELLENFDVDLLKQFKSYLIKQHYADATIRKSQSVIKDMLTWAKSEKLLTSNPLDGHRIKHEKTKPHVFLSVAQFELLRSHHFSNDKLQQTADIFILYCRTGFHDQDLKNMAAQGETVIYKVAGYDFIKWSRIKTEEMAKVPASAWPEINQIIAKYGGWHKLPFISGQKMNDYLKLMAMELNVEISKMPLSYRQQINLEPVSLKLSVKAGRKTLADWLLNELNWSRSAVKVVLGLKSDRSLDSYVREDERRVAHELRKLQQA
- a CDS encoding transposase; this encodes MLRHYHDYQSGFKNWNQRSHAKNWLLYPQNLGSHLSIDETSLSHGELYTILTNKAAKGGKGSIVAVVAGTKAEKVIEVLRKIPESQRKKVKEITLDMAGNMELIAKRCFPKATRVTDRFHVQKLAAEALQEMRVKHRWDALDAENEAIEHAKSTSTDYQPELLSNGDTIKQLLARSRYVLYKKQKDWTENQKQRAILLFERYADLKKAYELTMSLSHIFEHTNDKLYGLARLAKWHEKVRQSGFKAFNTVARSIQNHYETILNYFDNRSTNASAESFNAKIKAFRSQFRGVRNIEFFLYRLTQLYA
- a CDS encoding phage integrase SAM-like domain-containing protein; amino-acid sequence: MELFRKYWSRYRIMIKWFFNRHRLSTFIRERIPLIETGQILTKQGSRFTYSGIHRLKDALFHLEAFEKASKKIYVHEMNDAWFQNFLSFLSQRNIKRNTVHGTINQIKTNLRRACRTYKIPYMVEEFTYSPEVTTQVYNTIAELKALAALKLKGVQRDTRDAYVIQSFTGLRRSDLVMLLQDINQYTVEQDGKKYFRIRTQKTDKVVVIPIANTVMEILESRDWKIKTYSIQSYNKNIKKIAKKAGLAQNIEVFFTRNAKKIREIHPKYALMSSHTARRSFATNAFLAGIPTLKIRQITGHSTEAIFLVYIRADGMDSASTIVNDPFFLT
- a CDS encoding fumarylacetoacetate hydrolase family protein, translated to MKLFRFGAFEQEQPGVILSDGRKVNVAAFGEDFNEAFFATDGLSRLADWLTIHADTCPEVSEDVRLGSAIARPSKIVCIGLNYAKHAAESGMDVPKEPVIFFKSTSALCGPNDNVIIPRNSVKTDWEVELAFVIGKKASYVDEANAMDYVAGYILHNDYSEREFQLERSGQWVKGKSNDTFAPLGPFMATKDEIADPHTLRLWLKVNDEMLQDSNTDDMVFKIPTLVSYLSQFMTLLPGDVISTGTPFGVGLGFKPPRYLKAGDVVELGIEGLGTQRQVAEAYQ